One window from the genome of Marinitoga hydrogenitolerans DSM 16785 encodes:
- a CDS encoding carbohydrate ABC transporter permease, with translation MTRTKLFIYYTILIIFSLFFIIPFYVTIITSFKSLSEISIATMWDFPKHFSLDGFLTAFKKLSPNMKNSLYLTIPATVISSFLGSINGFALSKLKFKFSNLVFALLLFGMFIPYQSVLFPLIQFFQKIGLYGTIHALIIIHVIYGIPITTLMFKNYYEEVPDELIEAASIDGANLYDIYTKILLPISIPGFVVVAIWQFTNIWNEFLFAVTVTNNPSKQPITVALVNLAGSQVVEWNVQMAGALIAALPTLIVYIILGKYFIRGLLAGSVKG, from the coding sequence ATGACAAGAACTAAATTATTTATTTATTATACTATTTTAATAATATTTTCTTTGTTTTTTATTATCCCTTTTTATGTCACAATAATAACAAGTTTTAAGTCTTTAAGTGAAATATCAATTGCTACAATGTGGGATTTCCCAAAACATTTTTCGCTAGATGGTTTTTTAACTGCATTTAAAAAACTATCTCCAAATATGAAAAATAGTTTATATTTAACAATACCTGCTACAGTTATTTCATCGTTTTTAGGATCTATAAATGGTTTTGCTTTATCAAAATTAAAATTTAAATTTTCAAATCTAGTTTTTGCATTACTATTGTTTGGAATGTTTATACCATATCAAAGTGTTTTATTTCCTTTAATTCAATTTTTTCAAAAAATAGGATTATATGGTACAATTCATGCTTTGATTATAATTCATGTTATTTATGGAATTCCAATAACAACATTGATGTTTAAAAATTATTATGAAGAAGTACCAGATGAGTTAATAGAAGCGGCTTCTATTGATGGTGCTAACCTTTATGATATCTATACAAAAATATTATTACCAATATCTATTCCTGGGTTTGTTGTTGTAGCTATATGGCAATTTACGAATATTTGGAATGAATTCTTATTTGCGGTAACTGTTACAAATAATCCTTCAAAACAACCTATTACAGTAGCGCTTGTTAATTTAGCAGGAAGTCAAGTGGTAGAATGGAATGTGCAAATGGCGGGCGCATTAATAGCTGCTTTACCAACTTTAATTGTATATATAATTTTGGGGAAATATTTTATCAGAGGATTGTTAGCAGGATCAGTTAAAGGATAA
- a CDS encoding carbohydrate ABC transporter permease, which translates to MSIQKRKSKIGFYIILPSLILIGIFVYYFIFLTIRTSFSNWNSFGSLLRGIYKFVGFRNYQRIFADQRFQTDLWNTLFFTLFFITGSIALGLFLANLIDRGIKGSRFFQNLFLFPMAIAFVVTGTVWSWIFAPGNIPKDPQGINLLLKNFGLEKLQWLWYTSSESVGNFNLALIPVIIAAIWQMSGYIMAMYLAGLKAIPYEILEAAKVDGANDRYIFWKIKMPLLKPITLSAMIVLGHISLKIFDLIYAMTGSGPNNVTDVPAIYMFELTFRSNKYAMGSAISVIMLLMVAVIIIPYLYFSLRRDVNS; encoded by the coding sequence ATGAGTATTCAAAAAAGAAAATCAAAAATAGGTTTTTACATAATATTGCCTTCTCTTATTTTAATTGGTATATTTGTTTATTATTTTATATTTTTAACTATCCGAACATCTTTTTCAAATTGGAATAGTTTTGGTAGTTTATTGAGAGGTATATATAAGTTTGTTGGTTTTAGAAATTATCAAAGGATTTTTGCAGATCAACGTTTCCAAACAGATTTATGGAACACGTTATTCTTTACGTTATTTTTCATAACAGGATCAATAGCTTTAGGATTGTTTTTGGCTAATTTAATTGATAGAGGTATTAAAGGCTCGCGTTTTTTTCAAAATTTATTTTTATTTCCTATGGCAATAGCTTTTGTTGTGACAGGAACAGTATGGAGTTGGATTTTTGCTCCTGGGAATATTCCAAAAGATCCGCAAGGAATCAATCTACTATTAAAAAATTTTGGGTTAGAAAAGTTGCAATGGTTATGGTATACAAGTTCGGAAAGTGTTGGGAATTTTAATCTCGCTTTGATACCGGTAATTATAGCAGCAATATGGCAAATGTCCGGGTATATTATGGCAATGTATTTAGCAGGATTAAAAGCTATACCTTATGAAATATTAGAAGCTGCAAAAGTTGATGGAGCAAATGATAGATATATTTTTTGGAAAATAAAAATGCCTTTGCTTAAGCCTATTACTTTAAGTGCAATGATTGTATTAGGGCATATATCTTTAAAAATATTTGATTTAATTTATGCAATGACTGGAAGTGGTCCAAATAATGTTACTGATGTTCCAGCAATTTATATGTTTGAATTAACATTTAGATCTAATAAATATGCCATGGGATCAGCTATTTCAGTAATTATGTTATTAATGGTAGCTGTCATTATAATCCCTTATTTATATTTTTCTCTTAGAAGGGATGTGAATTCATGA
- a CDS encoding ABC transporter substrate-binding protein: protein MKKLVLVLTILLVISSVFAASNDLEIFSWWTGGGEEEGLLALFAKFNQYYPNINIINAAVAGGAGTNAKAVLKTRMLGGNPPDSFQVHAGMELTDTYVIPGLMEPLTEYLREWGVYDKFPKDVMKIVSYQGEVYSIPVNVHRGNVVFYNKKLFKKLGLTKEPKSWSEFFAAMKKAQEAGYIPLALGDKNKWTLTHLFENIMLSLFGPEGYKGLFEGTTSFDSPEMEMSLVLLEEMIPYFNRDHSALTWQDAGRLVFEGKALFNVMGDWEEGYFKTLGWKPGVDFGWFAVPGTSDAFMFISDTFGLPKNAPHRENALKWLKFISTKEAQDIFNPIKGSIPARIDADKSKYDVYLTWSMNDFATVSVVPSIIHGSAAPEGFITTLNDSLNRFIVKKNISNTLRDILWAAEDEGYLTE from the coding sequence ATGAAAAAGTTAGTTTTGGTATTAACAATTTTATTGGTAATTTCAAGTGTCTTTGCAGCATCGAACGATTTAGAAATTTTTAGTTGGTGGACTGGCGGAGGAGAAGAAGAAGGTTTGTTAGCATTATTTGCAAAATTTAATCAATACTATCCTAATATCAATATTATTAATGCTGCAGTAGCCGGTGGAGCAGGAACAAATGCAAAAGCGGTATTAAAAACAAGAATGTTAGGGGGAAATCCACCAGATTCTTTCCAAGTGCACGCTGGAATGGAATTAACGGATACTTATGTCATACCTGGATTAATGGAACCATTAACAGAGTATTTAAGGGAATGGGGAGTGTATGATAAATTTCCAAAAGATGTTATGAAGATTGTTAGTTATCAAGGTGAAGTTTATTCAATACCAGTAAATGTGCATAGAGGGAATGTTGTATTTTATAACAAAAAATTATTTAAAAAACTTGGTTTAACAAAAGAACCTAAATCCTGGTCTGAATTTTTTGCAGCGATGAAAAAAGCACAAGAAGCTGGTTATATTCCATTAGCTTTAGGAGATAAAAACAAATGGACATTAACACATTTATTTGAAAATATTATGTTATCTTTGTTTGGTCCGGAAGGATATAAAGGATTATTTGAAGGTACAACCTCTTTTGATTCTCCAGAAATGGAAATGTCTTTAGTTCTTTTGGAAGAAATGATTCCATATTTCAATAGAGATCATTCCGCACTTACATGGCAAGATGCAGGAAGACTTGTATTTGAAGGGAAAGCATTATTTAATGTAATGGGTGATTGGGAAGAAGGATATTTTAAAACATTAGGTTGGAAACCTGGAGTGGATTTTGGTTGGTTTGCTGTTCCTGGAACGTCAGATGCATTTATGTTTATTTCTGATACATTTGGACTACCTAAAAATGCACCACATAGAGAAAATGCATTAAAATGGTTAAAATTCATATCAACCAAAGAAGCCCAAGATATATTTAATCCAATAAAGGGTTCCATTCCTGCAAGAATTGATGCTGATAAATCTAAATATGACGTATATTTAACATGGTCAATGAACGATTTTGCAACAGTTTCTGTTGTTCCATCAATAATTCATGGTTCAGCTGCTCCAGAGGGATTTATTACAACATTGAATGATTCCTTAAACAGATTCATAGTGAAGAAGAATATTTCTAATACATTAAGGGATATTTTGTGGGCTGCAGAGGATGAAGGTTATTTAACAGAATAA
- a CDS encoding LacI family DNA-binding transcriptional regulator, with translation MKKNDITIKDIAKIAGVSINTVSRALNNKPDINIKTKKKILEIAKELGYIKNITASSLRNKKTKTIGVLFKDITNPFFVEVLKGIEKATKENDYSLVLMDVENDFEIEKKSLKIMAEKRVDGILISPVRKGKNNFKKIINLNIPYVIIGDHFENIDADEIYANDVKGGYLATKHLIENGGKNIIFLSVKNHNFVSYSRFLGYKKAFEEFNLTINKKLIFEIDEDVNAAYKKTIEFIDEKISFDSMFCFNDILAYGVIKALRENNIKIPDDVMVIGYDDIIYSSIIDLTTIRIPKFEIGYRAFHILLDKINNKSKEISKIILDVELVKRKTT, from the coding sequence GTGAAAAAAAATGATATTACAATAAAAGATATTGCAAAGATTGCAGGAGTTTCAATTAATACAGTTTCAAGAGCTTTAAATAATAAACCTGATATTAATATAAAAACTAAAAAAAAAATATTAGAAATAGCAAAAGAATTGGGGTATATAAAAAATATAACAGCTAGCTCTTTGCGTAATAAAAAAACAAAAACAATAGGTGTTTTATTTAAGGATATAACAAATCCTTTTTTTGTTGAAGTGCTTAAAGGTATAGAAAAAGCTACGAAAGAAAACGATTATAGTTTAGTTTTAATGGATGTTGAAAATGATTTTGAAATAGAAAAAAAATCTCTAAAAATAATGGCAGAGAAGAGAGTAGATGGAATTTTAATAAGCCCTGTTAGAAAAGGAAAAAATAATTTTAAAAAAATCATAAATTTAAATATTCCATATGTTATTATTGGAGATCATTTTGAAAATATTGATGCAGATGAAATTTATGCAAATGATGTAAAAGGAGGATATCTCGCTACAAAACATCTTATTGAGAATGGTGGAAAAAATATTATTTTTTTAAGTGTGAAAAATCATAATTTTGTATCTTATTCTAGGTTTTTGGGTTATAAAAAAGCATTTGAGGAATTTAATTTAACCATAAATAAAAAACTAATTTTTGAAATTGATGAAGATGTAAATGCAGCTTATAAAAAAACTATTGAATTTATAGATGAAAAAATCTCTTTTGATTCTATGTTTTGTTTTAATGATATTTTAGCTTATGGTGTAATTAAAGCTTTGAGAGAAAATAATATAAAAATTCCAGATGATGTTATGGTTATTGGATATGATGATATTATATATTCTTCAATTATTGATTTAACAACTATAAGGATACCTAAATTTGAAATAGGTTATAGAGCTTTTCATATACTATTAGATAAGATTAACAACAAATCGAAAGAAATTTCAAAAATTATTTTAGATGTTGAATTAGTAAAAAGAAAAACAACTTAA
- a CDS encoding AzlC family ABC transporter permease → MKEFIRGLKDGIPISVGYITIAIAFGILVKTYNYPSYVGWLMSLTVFAGASQFVAIEILKNASIFEIIITTFFLNLRHILMSSTIATKAEKNKYIYFLSFGITDETFSIAYFNNKNKISFNYLFGLILISYLGWNLGTVIGLLFSSTFNSNLKNSMSISLYAMFLSILIPNIKKSYYEFLSVIISIIIYIIIRNYLPKYFSIIIVSIVISFIFAYFEKNKFNIGDDNNE, encoded by the coding sequence ATGAAAGAATTTATCCGAGGATTAAAAGATGGAATCCCTATTTCTGTAGGATATATTACAATAGCTATTGCTTTTGGAATTTTAGTAAAAACATATAATTATCCATCATATGTTGGATGGCTTATGTCACTAACTGTATTCGCTGGTGCTAGCCAATTTGTTGCTATTGAAATACTAAAAAATGCATCTATTTTCGAAATTATTATAACAACTTTTTTTCTTAATTTAAGACATATTTTAATGTCTTCTACTATAGCTACAAAAGCTGAAAAAAATAAATATATATATTTTCTTTCTTTTGGTATTACCGATGAAACATTTTCAATAGCATATTTTAATAACAAGAATAAAATTTCTTTTAATTATCTTTTTGGATTAATTTTAATATCTTATTTGGGATGGAATCTCGGTACAGTAATAGGTTTACTTTTTTCATCGACTTTTAATTCGAATTTAAAAAATAGTATGAGTATATCATTATATGCCATGTTTTTAAGTATTTTAATCCCGAATATTAAAAAATCATATTATGAATTTTTAAGCGTTATAATTTCTATTATTATTTATATAATTATAAGAAATTATCTCCCAAAATATTTTAGTATAATTATTGTATCAATTGTCATATCTTTTATTTTTGCTTATTTTGAAAAAAACAAATTTAATATTGGTGATGATAATAATGAATGA